The following is a genomic window from Neurospora crassa OR74A linkage group III, whole genome shotgun sequence.
CCTGACGGCCTTTTATGTGTGGACGCTTAACTCGCTTAGCTGGACACTCAAGGACCTCAAGGAGCGCAAGCAGCACGTTAAGGAGGGCATGTACAGGAAGCTGTGGTGGTGCATTCTCATCTCCATTCTGGTGATCTttggtttcttcttctggaaCAGCTTCTCGTTTGCTCAGGCCAGCGACCCTGGATACGTCCCCTTCCACTGGAAGAGCAGATGGTTCATCCTCGACGGCTGGCCGAACCTTGTTTATTTTGCCGATGTCGCTTTCATTGCGTACGTGTGGCGGCCGACAGCGAACAACAAGCGGTTTGCCATGAGTGACGAGATTGCTCAGGACGATGACGGCATCATTGAATTTTCGAACTTGGATATCGGTGCGCCGGATGAtagtgatgacgaggaggcccAGGTTGGCatgaagggaaagaagaaccaGAGTGCAAGCGGGGGCTCGGGTTCGGGTGCTAGCACTAGTCAGCAGCAGTCACGAAATCTTGCTGGCCCAAGCAGCTCatcccagcagcaacagcaacaaccgaGGAGTCCTAACCCTCAACGTGACTCCATGGACGGAGAGACCATCTTTGCggttggcgaggatggcgaTAAATTCTCGTCTGACGAGGATAGTGACGAGGAGGGTAATCTAGTGAGAGCCAAGAAGTAGAGGGGCTATCTAATCACATCAAGTCCAAGTAGGGGAAGTAGAATAACTATTACGAGTCTAATTGTATTGACGAGAAACAGTCCAAGTGCACTATCGGTTTGTGACTGAGGCAACATGGCCGTGCATCAAATGTTTTATCGATCTGTTTTTACACTTGTTCTTGATGGCGTTTTCCAAGTGGCTGTATCATTATTTTTTCCAATTTTTTCATTCTTTTCTTAAAAATAACTTTGTCGTTTAGATCAAGAGCGGTACGATAAATCCAGGCTGTGTGAGGCCGAATGGGCAAAAAGATAATGATAGCCTATTCCATTTCCTTGCGTATAACAGCTATGAAAAAATATGTTTATACAGTACAAGCTGACCTGGCTGGGTTCAGGACACAGTTCAAAAGACACAACATGCTAGGTAGGTTTTACATGACGACATCCCCTCCAAAACCAaccggcctcctcctcccatcaTTCTCGGGCACAATGGCCAAAGCCTTGTATATCCTCCCCATTCCATTCGGTCCCCGATCCACCAACCGAtcccagctcctcctcaaaTCCTTGACAAACttgtccttttcttcttcttcatttccCCTTTTCGACCGCTTCGCCAACTGCTcaaccctctccctccctcccatcCCCTCCAACCACCAGGCCTGCTCAACAGGTCCATGCACCTCCACCCCTTCGCTCGCATTCGTCGCCGCCTCCGCAATCGCCGTGAAATCCACATCGGCACTCAAATCCGTCAATCCCGGTTCGGCAAAGGGGCTGACGAGGTGATGTTTTCTGATCCCGCGCAGCGAGTTGACGGGGACGCTGCCGTCGCCGGGACCGTAGTCGAGTATCAGCGCCGCGCCGCGGGGCGAGGGTTTGGGGTGGGCAGGAGATCCGCCGATGCGAGTGGCGAAGTCGGAGGCAAACAGGAAGGCGTCGGGACAGATTTCGATGAGGGCGCCGGCTTGGGTGGTGCCGTCGGGGAGGACGGCGAGGGGTTTTTGAGAGgggtaggaagaagaagaagaagaaggagaagaagaagatttgATGGCGCGGTAGCGGGGGGAGAGGTCGGGGAGGTGTAGGGAGTGACGCGTGGGAGAAGGGGATACAGTTAGTTGGAAGTCGGGGGGAGGGGTGAGGTGCGGGTTATGAGAGGCCGGGGTGCGGAGGGTGGTGTGTGTTGAAAAGGGGGGAGTGGGAGAGACGAGGAGTTCTCGCCATTCGAGGATTGGACCTGTGGAGCCGCTTGGCCTGGACTGTTTGGATTGTTTGGGGCCGgaagtggtgatggttgctATGGAGGACGGGGAGGCTGGTTCTGTGGGCGGGACCTGGACTAGTTGGAAGGCGTGGATGGGGAGGGCGTCGAAGAATTCGTGGGCCATTATGAAGGGGGTTTTCTCGGGGTCTGTGGGGGGAGGGCATGGTGTCAGTTGGGGGCTTGACAGATAGGGGAAGACTGGTGGGAAGTGTGAAAGGAGACACAACATACCGTAGGGGATGGACTTGATGGTCTCTGTCCAGACAATGGGAATGTCGCCGTACTTGCAATGACTATGATAGCCAACCTTCGACTCGCTCATGGCGGCGTCCTTGCCGCATAACAGGTTTTTCTGGGCCATTCTAAGCTGAGGACTGGCTTCGACCATGTAAACAGCATCGATGCTCTTAGCCATCTCTGGAAAGTTTTGTATTGTCTGATGTCGTATAATTAGCACGTTCTTCATGACTTGCGTGAGAATATGATGAGAAATGACACAACACTTACCCGAAGCATGTCATCCATCAAGGTACCACGACCCGGGCCGACCTCGATCAGCTCGACTCCTTTGCTCGGACGACCTTGGGCCAGCCATTCGGTGACATACCAAAGCCCACAAAGTTCACCGAAGACTTGGGAGATCTCGGGCGAGGTGACGAAGTCGCCTTTGGCGCCAAACTGGTCACGGTTTTGCTCGGATTTCTCAATGGCGCCGGTGTAGTAACCGCCAATGTCGCCAGTCAGGCACATGCGCATGAAACTGGCCAATGGCACTGGGCCGGTCGCCTGTACTTGCTGTCAGAACATTTCCTTGCAAATTTCTGAGGATATTGTGTACATACTGTGATGGCCTCAGCCAACTGCTTTGCGAGAGGAGTTGACCATTTTctctcatcgtcgtcgtcgctcaAACGGCGAGCGGTTACTGATAGGTTGCGAGTGTTGTAGTTGGCCAAAGAGGGGGGAGCCCTGTTCCTGAAAGATGGGGTTCTGGGGAGCTGTGGTGGTCTCGATAAGATGGTGGCCCGCGGAATGCTCCGCAGCGCACGAGTCACGGCCGACCGGGTCATGGTGGCCGAATTGGTGGGCAGTTGAGCAGTAATTGAGCTCGATTGTTTAGTTGCCTATAaacaaagaaggaggacgaggaaggctAAGATATTTAAGCTTTCGGTTCAGCGGGTGTTTTCATGCCCTTTCCCCGGCCTCGGTCTGTGATACACCACCAACCTTGCTCCCCTCGAGAGCTCTGGGGGAATTTAACCCACTCAATAAGAAccgaccctaaccctctctTTGTGTAAGTCGGTGGATCCCTATAAGATGTCCATCGGCCGCGGATATTTCTGTTTCACATGACTGACTGTGCTATGGGTTCAAGAGTGACATGTGGCATGATAGGATTATAAAGTCTGTCGATGATGCCCCAGCCATGTGATGTTCGTTGCCGTCTGGTTGCACAATTCATGTCGTGAAAGGGCCGGGACGAGGTCACATCACGGAAGTTGCTATCCAGAGGaaggggttagggttatggGAGCTAGTCGGGCTTTTGGCTCTGCAGCTACACTACGGGTAGTGTTGCACTGGATGGGAGGCCCCTGTCGGCCCACACCAGCTCGCGCCTCACAGTGCGGCCGGGCTCCAAGTCCAACAGGACATTTGTCCATCAATGTCCCCCAACTTGTTGCGCTTGAAACATTGTCATCAACAACCTTGGGATCGCATTCAGAACAGCCCGCTGCGAGTATCGCAACACCAGTCAACATTTCCATATCATAACCACGCAGACAATGGTTCGATATATCCCCGGGTTAACAACCACGGGCGTTACACCGGTTGCGCGCCCAGCAGATCCTCTGACGGATCTAACCCGACTTCTCAACCGCCTTCAACAAACCATCCTGCGCGCTGATGCCGAGCGCGAAGCCAGGCTACGGGCAAGCGAGTATGAAAGAGAGAAGGCGAAAGCAGTATGAAGCCACCCGGGACGTACGCTCTATGCCCAACATGCTAACAGGACAACCGTAGAATATCAACTATGCCCGGTCACTCCTCACCAAGCTAGAGCAGGAGGCATTAGGGGTCAAAATCCATGTCCGGAAGAACGAGATCCAAACCGATTTGGTACGGAAGCGAGAAATTATCGAACAGCTTACGGAGCGCCTGAGTGACTTGGCCGAGATCGCCGCAGCAGAAGAGGCCAGCAGGCATGGAGGGGCGGGTGATAATGGCGAAGATACGTCCGACAGCGAAGATATTCTTGCCGACATAATAGCGACGCCAAGCGAGAGCCTCGATTCCAACAAATCACATGGTGCGCCTGTacttggggaggaggaggaagaagagcacGGATGGGGCGATGACCAGGACCAGGTAGCAGAGGCAGCACCAAAcgcagaagaaaaggagcagcagccacaAGACCAGGAATTGAACGAGAAGCAAGGGACGGAGGGGCCGATGGAAGAGACAAGGACTCAACAGCCCGAACTCCTTTCGGAAAAGCAACCATTTCCTgaaacaaccaccacacaAATAATCCGCCCTCGCCGGCAGCCCAACAATGACAACAATGACACAGCCCACGAAAAGCCAACAGCACAAacaacatcctcctccctcctcccgccctCCACGACAGCAAC
Proteins encoded in this region:
- a CDS encoding DUF185 domain-containing protein — its product is MTRSAVTRALRSIPRATILSRPPQLPRTPSFRNRAPPSLANYNTRNLSVTARRLSDDDDERKWSTPLAKQLAEAITATGPVPLASFMRMCLTGDIGGYYTGAIEKSEQNRDQFGAKGDFVTSPEISQVFGELCGLWYVTEWLAQGRPSKGVELIEVGPGRGTLMDDMLRTIQNFPEMAKSIDAVYMVEASPQLRMAQKNLLCGKDAAMSESKVGYHSHCKYGDIPIVWTETIKSIPYDPEKTPFIMAHEFFDALPIHAFQLVQVPPTEPASPSSIATITTSGPKQSKQSRPSGSTGPILEWRELLVSPTPPFSTHTTLRTPASHNPHLTPPPDFQLTVSPSPTRHSLHLPDLSPRYRAIKSSSSPSSSSSSYPSQKPLAVLPDGTTQAGALIEICPDAFLFASDFATRIGGSPAHPKPSPRGAALILDYGPGDGSVPVNSLRGIRKHHLVSPFAEPGLTDLSADVDFTAIAEAATNASEGVEVHGPVEQAWWLEGMGGRERVEQLAKRSKRGNEEEEKDKFVKDLRRSWDRLVDRGPNGMGRIYKALAIVPENDGRRRPVGFGGDVVM